A portion of the Leptospirales bacterium genome contains these proteins:
- a CDS encoding transketolase: MNASSSRLSNEQLAERARHIRRDIISMVHAAACGHPGGPLGLADIFSVLYFDALRLDPERPDWPERDRLILSNGHTGAIRYAAMKARGFFKDLDLLSFRKLGSPLQGHPSTRYLPELENSSGSLGQGLSNAVGLALGARVQQSSYRVYCCISDGECGEGMTWEAATMAAANRAPVIGFMDHNGIQIDGKTRDVCDLGDLAAKFKAYGWRTRREDGHDIRKIRSVFEDAREYEDGPQMIVFDTILGKGVSFMEDNFKWHGKAPNDQEAQQALAELA, translated from the coding sequence ATGAATGCAAGCAGTTCCAGATTGAGTAACGAGCAACTGGCCGAGCGCGCCAGGCATATACGACGCGACATCATTTCCATGGTGCATGCCGCCGCCTGCGGTCACCCAGGCGGCCCGCTTGGACTGGCCGATATTTTTTCAGTCCTCTATTTCGATGCGCTTCGCTTGGATCCAGAACGGCCGGATTGGCCGGAACGGGATCGCCTCATTCTCTCCAACGGTCACACCGGGGCCATTCGCTACGCCGCAATGAAGGCGCGCGGCTTCTTTAAGGATCTTGATCTATTGAGTTTCCGAAAGCTGGGTTCGCCGTTACAGGGACATCCGTCGACGCGCTATTTGCCGGAGCTTGAGAATTCATCCGGATCGCTGGGGCAGGGACTCTCCAATGCTGTCGGTCTGGCGCTCGGCGCCCGCGTACAGCAAAGTTCCTACCGCGTCTACTGCTGCATTTCCGACGGAGAGTGCGGCGAAGGAATGACATGGGAAGCAGCTACAATGGCCGCCGCCAATCGTGCGCCGGTGATTGGCTTCATGGATCACAATGGCATCCAGATCGATGGAAAGACCCGCGATGTCTGCGATCTGGGCGATCTGGCCGCAAAGTTCAAGGCCTACGGCTGGCGCACCCGGCGCGAGGACGGTCATGACATTCGCAAGATCCGCAGCGTTTTTGAAGACGCTCGCGAATATGAAGATGGGCCGCAGATGATCGTTTTCGATACAATCCTTGGCAAAGGCGTATCGTTTATGGAAGACAACTTCAAATGGCACGGCAAGGCGCCCAATGACCAGGAGGCGCAGCAGGCGCTTGCCGAGCTGGCCTGA
- the flgC gene encoding flagellar basal body rod protein FlgC, with translation MGMYTSMNIAATGLSAQRLRLDVIANNIANVNTTRNPQGDGPFRRDRVVMTPINLRNVWRSPVYPNGLETGLGEGVRVMRIEKDMSPLRPVYDPSHPDAIQYGEMRGYVYYPNVDIVQEMTDMISASRSYEANAQVVMGARQMFNKALELGRV, from the coding sequence ATGGGAATGTATACTTCGATGAATATCGCCGCCACCGGGCTGTCCGCCCAGCGCTTGCGATTGGACGTCATTGCAAACAATATTGCCAACGTTAATACGACGCGCAATCCGCAGGGCGACGGTCCATTCCGTCGCGACCGGGTGGTGATGACGCCCATCAACCTGCGCAATGTCTGGCGCTCGCCGGTATACCCGAATGGTCTGGAGACCGGACTGGGCGAAGGAGTGCGCGTAATGCGCATCGAGAAGGACATGAGCCCGCTGCGTCCGGTTTACGATCCCTCGCATCCTGACGCGATCCAGTACGGAGAGATGCGCGGCTATGTGTATTATCCGAACGTCGACATCGTGCAAGAGATGACCGATATGATCTCGGCCTCTCGCTCTTATGAGGCCAACGCTCAGGTTGTCATGGGCGCCCGCCAGATGTTTAACAAGGCCCTGGAGCTGGGCCGCGTCTAA
- a CDS encoding transglutaminase-like domain-containing protein has protein sequence MATEDSIRQQEIEFLLTCLLDTEEPDVRSAVVERLLNRFSFGDHPARYVELVVDPASRAALRSRYLGALNEATLRRDLQNLVQGVAADVDLESGAYLIARLSDDPDLNFNSFREQLDALARPLRDRLPGVSAEGAAAELEAFRTYVFEELGFRGNSENYYEPENSYLTAVLARKTGIPVSLSVLCLLLARRVGLGLSGVNLPGHFILKFQSGAYTMYMDAFNEGNLLTENDCLNFLSRQGLEPSLSYLSRATALTILKRMYRNLINYHSATGNARTEKLLRQHFSILENCSIAS, from the coding sequence ATGGCGACGGAGGATAGCATCCGACAGCAGGAGATAGAATTCTTGCTGACGTGCCTGCTCGATACTGAGGAGCCCGATGTGCGCTCCGCAGTAGTGGAGCGTCTATTGAATCGTTTTTCCTTTGGCGATCACCCTGCACGTTACGTGGAGTTGGTGGTTGATCCAGCGTCGCGCGCCGCCCTGCGCAGTCGCTATCTGGGGGCGCTGAACGAAGCGACGCTCCGGCGCGACCTGCAAAACCTTGTGCAGGGCGTCGCCGCCGATGTCGATCTGGAATCCGGCGCCTATTTGATCGCCCGGCTCAGCGATGATCCGGATCTAAACTTCAATTCCTTTCGCGAGCAACTCGATGCACTGGCGCGGCCGCTGCGCGATCGCCTGCCGGGCGTCTCGGCCGAAGGGGCAGCAGCTGAACTGGAAGCTTTTCGCACCTACGTGTTTGAAGAACTTGGTTTTCGCGGCAATTCGGAGAACTACTACGAGCCGGAGAATTCTTATCTTACCGCCGTTCTGGCGCGTAAGACCGGCATTCCAGTATCGCTATCTGTGTTGTGCCTTCTCCTGGCTCGCCGCGTCGGCCTCGGTCTTTCTGGCGTCAACCTGCCGGGTCACTTTATCCTGAAATTCCAGTCGGGCGCCTACACCATGTACATGGACGCCTTCAACGAAGGAAATTTGCTGACTGAGAATGACTGTTTGAATTTTCTCTCCCGGCAGGGATTGGAGCCCTCATTGAGCTATCTGTCGCGCGCCACGGCGCTTACCATACTCAAGCGTATGTACCGAAATCTTATCAACTACCATTCCGCCACGGGCAACGCCCGCACCGAAAAGCTACTCCGGCAGCATTTCTCGATCCTTGAGAATTGCTCGATTGCATCCTGA
- a CDS encoding MBOAT family protein — MLFNSLHFFVFAPVVAVVYFQLPLRWQKLWLLVASFYFYAAFNPPFTLLLLFSVVVTFAFVWLMERSSTERGRKVLLTGAILSNLLLLFVFKFLDFTLDSYNRLLGLKPGDAHHVAAAGLILPLGISFFTLQAIGYAVDIYRRDIPTDGGIARFALFESFYPQLVAGPIMRARDLLHQFEEQHRFRFGDLRAGLGLMVLGFFKKTIVADPCGRIVDQIYGLPDSYSSGAMWLAACLHALQIYGDFSGYTDIAIGAGRAMGFRIPDNFRRPFLSGSMTEFWGRWHISLSTWLRDYIYIPLGGNRVGALRTYFNLFVTMFISGVWHGAGLNYILWGLGHAALMLVERFIGGSHLWRERLAWLAVRPLRLAYSFLSFSLLLFFFRARPLPDQGLQTAAETGWHMLERALVWSAGAKSIVVPEYVLAAIAVLLFGEYLHERRPNLLPAIFKRDLIFWPLCLSVLGYCILVYAASDSAPFVYFQF; from the coding sequence ATGCTCTTTAATTCGCTGCACTTTTTTGTCTTTGCGCCAGTCGTAGCAGTTGTCTACTTCCAGTTGCCCTTGCGCTGGCAAAAGCTCTGGCTCCTTGTCGCCAGTTTCTACTTTTACGCTGCTTTCAATCCGCCCTTCACTTTGTTGCTGCTCTTTTCCGTAGTCGTTACCTTCGCTTTTGTCTGGCTGATGGAGCGCTCCAGCACGGAGCGCGGCCGCAAGGTTCTGTTGACCGGCGCAATTTTATCCAATCTGCTACTGCTATTCGTTTTCAAATTCCTGGACTTTACGCTCGATAGCTACAATCGCCTGCTGGGCCTGAAGCCAGGCGACGCTCACCACGTCGCGGCCGCTGGATTGATCCTGCCGCTGGGCATATCCTTTTTTACTCTGCAGGCTATCGGCTACGCCGTGGACATCTACCGTCGCGACATCCCCACGGATGGCGGCATTGCTCGTTTTGCTCTTTTTGAGTCTTTTTATCCGCAACTGGTAGCCGGGCCCATCATGCGCGCCCGCGATTTGCTGCACCAGTTTGAAGAGCAACACCGGTTTCGATTCGGCGATTTGCGCGCCGGTCTTGGATTGATGGTGCTTGGCTTTTTCAAAAAGACCATCGTCGCCGATCCCTGCGGGCGTATAGTGGACCAGATCTATGGCCTGCCGGACAGCTACTCCTCAGGCGCGATGTGGCTGGCGGCCTGCCTGCATGCCCTGCAGATTTATGGCGACTTCTCGGGCTACACTGACATAGCCATTGGCGCCGGTCGGGCCATGGGCTTTCGAATTCCCGACAACTTTCGACGACCGTTTCTCTCGGGCAGCATGACGGAATTCTGGGGACGCTGGCACATTTCGCTCTCTACCTGGCTGCGCGACTACATCTATATACCGCTGGGCGGGAATCGCGTCGGAGCGCTGCGCACTTATTTCAACTTGTTTGTAACCATGTTTATCAGCGGCGTCTGGCACGGCGCTGGCTTGAACTACATCCTCTGGGGCCTTGGACATGCCGCTCTGATGCTGGTGGAACGCTTTATCGGCGGCAGCCATTTGTGGCGTGAGCGATTGGCGTGGCTTGCCGTGCGGCCCTTGCGGCTGGCCTATTCTTTCTTGTCTTTTTCGCTGCTCTTATTCTTTTTCCGGGCGAGGCCCTTGCCCGATCAGGGACTGCAGACTGCCGCTGAAACCGGCTGGCATATGCTGGAGCGCGCCTTGGTCTGGAGCGCCGGCGCTAAGTCGATCGTTGTTCCAGAATATGTTCTGGCGGCCATTGCTGTTCTGTTGTTTGGCGAATATCTGCACGAACGTCGTCCGAATCTGCTGCCCGCCATTTTCAAGCGCGATCTGATATTCTGGCCGCTCTGCCTTTCTGTGCTGGGCTACTGCATTCTGGTCTATGCTGCCAGCGACAGCGCTCCCTTTGTCTATTTCCAATTCTGA
- a CDS encoding flagellar hook-basal body complex protein FliE — translation MEIYSTRGVGFPNGQPRLWHNEGREPIAGRANIPMHVSNDRHMTPGTRPADSERVTEGFAAALGEALRRVEDLSVRSDELTRRSIYEPDSVDVHEVMLAFQKSAFALNLTKSLADGFVRTFRDLTNPR, via the coding sequence ATGGAAATTTACAGTACACGCGGAGTCGGCTTTCCCAACGGTCAGCCGCGACTCTGGCATAACGAAGGTCGCGAACCGATTGCGGGCCGCGCCAATATTCCGATGCATGTTTCCAACGATCGGCATATGACTCCCGGAACGCGCCCCGCCGATTCGGAGCGCGTAACCGAGGGTTTTGCAGCGGCGCTGGGCGAGGCGCTGCGCCGTGTGGAAGATCTGAGCGTGCGCTCTGATGAGCTGACCCGTCGTTCGATTTACGAACCGGATTCCGTCGATGTTCACGAGGTCATGCTGGCCTTCCAGAAGAGCGCCTTCGCTCTGAATCTCACGAAGAGTCTGGCTGACGGTTTTGTGCGCACCTTCCGTGATCTGACCAATCCGCGCTAA
- a CDS encoding SGNH/GDSL hydrolase family protein: protein MKASLRGPALITLAGTLLLLALGETAARLSSEPELLFQRRQRQLHYYDTKIRAVLLRPLQNIALYNPDGFSFTVVTDARGERDAYWPRFPSPAGDTPEIWLIGDSIMMGYGVDQRDHFAALLADTIGDYRIRNLAVDSLGARSIYRLLQRELELSPTTPQLVVWNFHASDFLDDPRDLVQTQSARSSWRAWLIYEAQHYSALLLWLRLQLAPPEENQLAAYEEEQKVADAHPTLLAIDQICALLRRRGAPLLFFTYPEIDRRSGLPGDGGVLKRQASERAAQGGAVILDLQAAFQQYGDGKSLYLPVDGHPSAAAQTLMLLHVGPEIRRLASFRRQS, encoded by the coding sequence ATGAAAGCAAGTCTGCGCGGCCCGGCGCTCATTACTCTGGCCGGAACGCTGCTGCTTCTGGCGCTTGGCGAAACCGCAGCCCGACTTAGCTCAGAACCGGAACTCCTGTTTCAGCGCCGGCAACGCCAACTGCACTACTATGACACAAAGATTCGCGCAGTACTGCTGCGTCCCCTGCAGAACATCGCACTTTACAATCCGGATGGTTTTTCCTTTACGGTTGTGACTGACGCGCGCGGTGAACGAGACGCCTACTGGCCCCGGTTTCCATCCCCCGCCGGCGATACGCCAGAAATCTGGCTGATTGGCGATTCCATCATGATGGGCTACGGCGTGGATCAACGCGATCATTTTGCGGCTTTGCTCGCCGACACAATCGGCGACTATCGCATCCGCAACCTGGCAGTAGACTCGCTTGGCGCACGCTCCATCTATCGCTTGCTGCAACGCGAACTGGAACTCAGCCCGACAACGCCGCAGCTTGTCGTCTGGAACTTTCATGCTTCCGATTTCCTGGACGATCCGCGCGACCTGGTTCAGACGCAAAGCGCTCGCAGCTCATGGCGGGCCTGGCTGATTTACGAGGCCCAGCACTACAGCGCCCTGCTCCTGTGGCTGCGGCTGCAACTGGCGCCTCCCGAAGAAAACCAGCTGGCTGCCTACGAAGAAGAGCAGAAGGTCGCCGACGCTCACCCCACGCTGCTGGCGATCGACCAGATCTGCGCTCTGCTGCGCCGACGCGGGGCGCCGCTCCTGTTTTTCACCTACCCGGAGATTGATCGACGTAGCGGCCTGCCTGGCGATGGCGGCGTACTCAAACGCCAGGCCAGCGAACGCGCCGCTCAAGGCGGCGCTGTTATCCTTGATTTGCAGGCGGCCTTTCAGCAGTACGGAGACGGCAAGTCGCTCTACCTTCCTGTCGACGGTCATCCCTCGGCTGCGGCGCAGACGCTGATGCTGCTGCACGTTGGCCCAGAAATCCGCCGGCTGGCCAGCTTCCGGCGCCAATCATGA
- the flgB gene encoding flagellar basal body rod protein FlgB: MSLFDSSPTIDMLGRGLDAAVLRERVLANNISNVDVPHFKRSGVIFESELSRAIDSERVAHSAPVQLRTSDPRHFQTQLHRDWRDVNPRESIEYSSSMRNDGNNVDIEQEVTDRNKNELQYNLMIERLAGQFRQLNAFTRLA; this comes from the coding sequence ATGTCCTTATTTGATTCTTCGCCTACCATTGACATGCTTGGCCGCGGTCTGGATGCCGCGGTATTGCGCGAGCGCGTGCTGGCCAACAACATCAGCAACGTCGACGTCCCGCATTTCAAACGCTCCGGCGTCATCTTTGAATCAGAGCTCAGTCGGGCCATCGACTCGGAGCGAGTCGCGCACTCCGCGCCCGTGCAGCTGCGTACCAGCGATCCGCGGCATTTCCAGACCCAGCTGCACCGTGACTGGCGCGATGTGAATCCGCGCGAGAGCATCGAGTACTCCAGCTCTATGCGCAATGACGGTAACAATGTCGACATCGAGCAAGAGGTCACCGATCGGAACAAGAACGAACTGCAGTACAATTTGATGATCGAACGGCTGGCCGGACAATTTCGGCAGCTAAACGCCTTCACACGATTGGCCTGA
- a CDS encoding O-antigen ligase family protein, translating into MLAAATIARRTSDFGGGLAIITYPISVSLSQFGLMLALVAWLVEALLQRRIPAGGRSDLAEKPPAAAWRSALLATGAAIYSFELLSLMVNSLLAENSLDFFLRGAGTEFKDFWLMGMALWVIDRGLRRDGLRRIESWLQVSVWILVITGFVSIFSKYRLSKIPYHLMHGWAPSAAARYQHLQATLFPDSAAWHGDLFMPIGFQNTHLTFAAMLCLAIPWLLMRCLDPLLIEKRPPWKSILLRAAPLPAAILVLALNNGRSALIGLVVVLAMMILFYGAARWKTRSWRLLPALVLAAATIALLDRSSGAFHDRFARVLDALNGHAKHTDSQRTLVWNGALRLSAAHPVFGIGPGAFEDAIRQDILSYGARFPRLWPDYELAQRGHAHNDILHLLTIAGPGAVLAYLAMFGVLAWLALRDPGGQYNRFAPLILLFAGLFQCYFQDDETLMAFWIYAGLSCVQDRLAGRQAAQ; encoded by the coding sequence ATGCTTGCCGCCGCCACAATTGCACGTCGTACAAGCGATTTTGGCGGCGGGCTGGCAATCATCACATATCCGATCTCCGTCAGCCTTTCACAGTTTGGCCTGATGCTGGCGCTTGTGGCCTGGTTGGTCGAGGCCCTGCTGCAGCGACGGATCCCGGCTGGCGGCAGGTCCGATCTGGCGGAAAAACCCCCGGCGGCGGCCTGGCGCAGTGCGCTGCTTGCGACAGGGGCGGCGATCTATTCCTTTGAACTGCTCTCGCTGATGGTCAACAGCCTGCTGGCAGAGAATTCATTGGACTTTTTCCTCCGCGGCGCCGGAACAGAATTCAAAGATTTTTGGCTGATGGGAATGGCCCTCTGGGTAATTGACCGCGGCCTGCGCCGGGATGGTCTGCGGCGCATCGAATCCTGGCTGCAAGTCTCCGTCTGGATCTTGGTAATTACGGGATTTGTATCAATCTTCAGCAAGTACAGATTAAGCAAGATTCCCTACCATCTGATGCACGGATGGGCGCCTTCCGCAGCGGCGCGCTACCAGCACCTGCAGGCCACGCTCTTTCCCGACAGCGCCGCCTGGCATGGCGATCTGTTCATGCCCATTGGCTTTCAAAATACTCACCTGACCTTTGCCGCCATGCTCTGTCTGGCAATCCCCTGGCTCTTGATGCGCTGCCTGGATCCGCTGCTGATCGAAAAGCGCCCCCCCTGGAAATCGATTCTGCTGCGCGCCGCGCCGCTGCCTGCGGCCATTCTGGTACTGGCGCTGAACAACGGCCGATCCGCGCTCATCGGATTGGTCGTCGTTCTTGCAATGATGATTCTCTTTTACGGAGCAGCGCGCTGGAAGACGCGCAGTTGGCGGCTGCTGCCGGCATTGGTACTGGCAGCCGCAACCATTGCCCTGCTCGATCGTTCGTCCGGGGCCTTCCATGACCGCTTTGCCCGCGTGCTTGATGCACTCAACGGTCACGCCAAACACACCGACTCCCAGCGCACACTGGTCTGGAACGGGGCCTTGCGCCTTTCCGCCGCGCACCCGGTCTTTGGCATTGGACCGGGCGCCTTTGAAGACGCGATTCGACAGGATATCCTGAGCTACGGCGCCAGATTTCCGCGACTCTGGCCGGACTATGAACTGGCGCAGCGCGGACACGCTCACAACGATATATTGCATCTGCTTACGATCGCAGGACCGGGGGCGGTTCTAGCCTACCTGGCAATGTTTGGTGTGCTGGCCTGGCTGGCGCTGCGCGATCCTGGCGGTCAATACAACCGCTTTGCGCCGTTGATTCTGCTCTTTGCCGGCCTGTTTCAGTGCTATTTTCAGGACGACGAGACGCTGATGGCCTTCTGGATCTATGCCGGACTCAGCTGCGTACAGGACCGGCTGGCCGGACGCCAGGCTGCACAATGA
- a CDS encoding polyprenyl synthetase family protein, producing the protein MARSLARREVTARVDARLGQIIGRDLPVLGKIRKFVVKSGGKRIRPLTHYFLLRTLGGESQEWIDVGAIGELIHAASLLHDDVIDEAGTRRGRPSANALYGNKQAILSGDFVLACGLQHLSTLEHSQLLLPIFTRVIRALAVGELIQMEGENRPDLPLQKYEQIIAGKTASLFGAMTESSWILARQSSSSGATARADRLRARNFGERMGRVFQIRDDFLDYFGSDEGKDSLQDFSRGLMTQPALALRARMGALRRRQFDQLWRSAERRNSEAGRTLLLEWIRETRLQKKLAEEIESEIHALMLYLRQHPEGPERNAILEQLSRLLVQ; encoded by the coding sequence ATGGCGCGCTCTTTGGCCCGGCGCGAGGTAACGGCGCGCGTCGATGCGAGACTCGGCCAGATCATTGGCCGCGATCTGCCGGTGCTGGGCAAGATCCGCAAATTTGTGGTGAAGAGCGGCGGCAAGCGCATTCGACCGCTGACCCATTACTTCCTGTTGCGCACCCTGGGCGGCGAAAGCCAGGAGTGGATCGACGTCGGTGCAATCGGAGAGTTGATCCATGCCGCGTCCCTATTGCACGACGACGTAATTGACGAAGCCGGCACGCGGCGCGGCCGTCCGTCGGCCAATGCGCTTTACGGCAACAAGCAGGCCATTCTGTCCGGGGACTTTGTGTTGGCCTGCGGGCTACAGCACCTTTCCACGCTGGAGCATTCGCAGCTACTATTGCCCATTTTTACGCGCGTCATTCGCGCCCTGGCGGTGGGCGAATTGATTCAGATGGAAGGCGAGAATCGTCCAGACCTGCCGCTACAAAAATACGAACAGATTATTGCCGGAAAAACCGCTTCGCTGTTTGGCGCCATGACTGAATCGAGCTGGATCCTGGCGCGTCAATCTTCTAGCAGCGGAGCGACAGCTCGCGCCGATCGGCTGCGCGCGCGAAACTTTGGCGAGCGGATGGGTCGCGTCTTTCAAATTCGCGACGATTTTCTGGATTACTTTGGCTCGGATGAGGGAAAAGATTCGCTGCAGGACTTTTCGCGCGGACTGATGACCCAGCCGGCGCTGGCGTTGCGCGCGCGCATGGGCGCTCTGCGTAGACGACAATTTGATCAGCTCTGGCGTTCCGCAGAGCGTCGCAATAGCGAGGCCGGCCGTACGCTGTTGCTCGAATGGATTCGCGAGACCAGACTGCAAAAGAAGCTGGCCGAAGAAATCGAAAGCGAAATCCACGCTTTGATGCTCTATCTCCGGCAACATCCTGAGGGCCCAGAGCGTAACGCCATTCTCGAGCAGCTTTCCCGATTGCTTGTGCAGTAG
- a CDS encoding CbiX/SirB N-terminal domain-containing protein: MNDSKLALLIVDHGSHNPAAHASLIKVAELVQQRAPQISVRIAHLELAAPNIAEALQQCAADGIGEIVIHPYLLAPGRHVQQDIPAAVAAALKPYPDIRWRLTEALGVHPLLASIILERAGLPGNGEAPHPDQNWK, from the coding sequence ATGAATGATTCAAAGCTTGCCCTGTTGATTGTCGATCACGGCTCGCACAATCCTGCGGCGCACGCCTCCCTGATAAAAGTGGCTGAGCTGGTGCAACAACGCGCGCCGCAGATCAGCGTCCGCATCGCCCATCTGGAGCTTGCAGCGCCGAACATTGCCGAGGCCCTCCAGCAATGCGCGGCGGACGGCATAGGGGAAATAGTAATCCATCCCTATTTGCTGGCGCCCGGACGCCATGTGCAACAAGACATTCCGGCTGCGGTGGCTGCTGCACTGAAACCCTACCCCGACATCCGCTGGCGCTTGACCGAGGCCCTGGGCGTTCATCCGCTGCTGGCCAGCATCATTCTGGAACGCGCAGGATTGCCTGGCAATGGCGAGGCTCCGCATCCTGATCAGAATTGGAAATAG
- a CDS encoding type III pantothenate kinase, whose amino-acid sequence MNQYILAVDIGNSNTVFGLLLPDEGFEVVRSWRAVTRRDRTSDELGIFLLGFLETAGVSPQSVEAFLYSSVVPSFNPIVERMAHDYFQCDALRVTHDMGLPIGLCYPAPAEIGADRLVNAVAGAALYPGNLIIVDLGTATTFCLVQAGAFCGGAIAPGLKISIDTLSQRTAQLPPIEFRSPECGVVGDTTVHALQAGFFYGWVGLVREITQRMKDSIHPETARVIATGGLSATLQAAAPELFDVVDPLLTLRGLKILWRHFRTHRQWKSA is encoded by the coding sequence ATGAATCAGTACATTCTAGCCGTTGATATTGGCAATTCCAATACAGTGTTTGGATTGCTGCTGCCCGACGAAGGCTTTGAGGTCGTGCGCAGCTGGCGCGCTGTTACCCGGCGCGACCGAACCTCCGACGAACTTGGCATCTTCTTGCTTGGTTTTCTGGAAACGGCAGGCGTGTCGCCGCAATCCGTGGAGGCCTTCCTCTATTCCAGCGTCGTGCCATCTTTCAATCCTATTGTTGAGCGCATGGCACACGATTACTTCCAATGCGATGCGCTACGGGTGACGCACGACATGGGATTGCCTATCGGATTATGCTACCCGGCCCCGGCGGAGATCGGCGCCGATCGTCTGGTAAATGCGGTGGCCGGGGCGGCGCTTTATCCGGGCAATCTGATCATCGTCGACCTGGGGACGGCTACTACTTTCTGTTTGGTGCAAGCAGGGGCCTTCTGCGGCGGGGCCATTGCCCCGGGATTGAAGATCAGCATTGATACGCTTTCACAGCGGACGGCCCAACTGCCGCCGATTGAATTTCGCAGCCCCGAATGCGGAGTGGTTGGCGATACTACCGTTCATGCGCTGCAGGCCGGTTTTTTTTATGGCTGGGTAGGATTGGTGCGCGAGATTACGCAGCGGATGAAAGACAGCATCCATCCCGAGACAGCGCGAGTCATCGCGACTGGCGGACTGTCTGCTACCCTCCAGGCGGCGGCGCCGGAACTCTTCGATGTTGTCGACCCGCTTTTGACTTTGCGCGGTCTGAAGATTCTCTGGCGTCATTTCCGAACGCATCGGCAGTGGAAAAGCGCTTAA
- a CDS encoding lipase: MRALIRQLARIALYLVLAFAGAELLLRFLQPPALNYYRNMKLLHRLSPDYLVGLAPNADIYLKHNSGRWEGRFRTNSLGYRGSAEPVAAMPKIVCQGDSLVMGFGVSDEDAFCSLLDGLTIGGLRYQTQNLGVDAFGSMGNAARLREAAHQLKNLRIALFFVSPNDFTLPQELRDRGILSDDENDEIRLQHPQMDRIFRLQFSLTRYSYVLHAAAIGQQQARINFQLSLSQLQQGLREVGWLPAAAQGPAPIGLVRYLQETFAPTVSPQAAQRTADAIPVVSCPAPIPPRFQCLAQAPDPRLLPPLPEITRRAYRQMIADAETGGYRLVFVFLPVQLEELYCTQNGRYSPFSDFILRAELFLRAEGAAIMDLRSYAKELCGETLTTPARPSIPEDYIIPGDGHLTVAGNRWAARILRAELQRMAAAHAL; encoded by the coding sequence GTGCGCGCTCTGATCAGGCAATTGGCCAGAATCGCTCTCTATCTAGTCCTGGCCTTCGCCGGCGCCGAGTTGTTGCTGCGCTTCTTGCAGCCGCCGGCGCTCAACTACTATCGCAACATGAAGTTGTTGCATCGCCTGAGCCCCGACTACCTGGTCGGACTGGCGCCGAACGCAGACATTTACCTGAAACACAATTCCGGTCGATGGGAAGGGCGCTTTCGCACTAACTCCCTGGGCTATCGCGGCAGCGCCGAACCGGTTGCTGCCATGCCCAAAATCGTCTGCCAGGGCGACAGCCTGGTGATGGGCTTTGGCGTTTCTGACGAAGATGCCTTTTGCAGTCTGCTCGACGGCCTTACGATAGGCGGCCTGCGTTACCAGACGCAAAATCTTGGAGTGGATGCATTTGGATCGATGGGCAATGCCGCCCGGCTGCGCGAGGCCGCGCACCAACTGAAAAACCTGCGCATTGCTTTATTCTTTGTATCTCCCAACGATTTTACGCTGCCCCAGGAGCTGCGCGACCGCGGTATTTTGAGCGATGATGAAAACGATGAGATCCGTCTGCAGCATCCGCAGATGGATCGCATCTTCCGTCTGCAGTTTTCCCTGACGCGCTATTCCTACGTCTTGCACGCCGCAGCGATTGGCCAGCAGCAAGCGCGCATCAATTTCCAGCTGAGTCTGAGCCAGCTGCAGCAGGGATTGCGCGAGGTCGGCTGGTTGCCGGCCGCCGCACAGGGACCGGCGCCCATCGGTTTGGTGCGCTACTTGCAAGAGACCTTTGCGCCGACGGTCAGTCCGCAGGCCGCGCAGCGGACTGCGGACGCAATTCCGGTTGTAAGCTGTCCTGCGCCCATTCCGCCTCGCTTTCAGTGTCTGGCGCAGGCCCCCGATCCGCGCCTCTTGCCGCCGCTGCCTGAGATTACGCGGCGAGCCTACCGCCAGATGATCGCTGATGCTGAAACCGGCGGTTACAGGCTCGTCTTTGTCTTCTTGCCGGTGCAGCTGGAAGAGCTGTATTGCACGCAGAATGGCCGCTACAGTCCCTTTTCCGATTTTATCTTACGGGCCGAGCTGTTCTTACGCGCCGAGGGCGCCGCGATTATGGACCTTCGATCCTATGCGAAGGAACTGTGTGGCGAAACTCTGACGACGCCGGCGCGACCGTCCATTCCCGAGGACTATATCATCCCCGGCGATGGGCATTTGACTGTCGCCGGCAACCGCTGGGCGGCGCGCATTTTGCGTGCGGAATTGCAGAGGATGGCCGCCGCGCATGCTCTTTAA